A stretch of Solenopsis invicta isolate M01_SB chromosome 9, UNIL_Sinv_3.0, whole genome shotgun sequence DNA encodes these proteins:
- the LOC105194443 gene encoding facilitated trehalose transporter Tret1, which produces MDRGIFRQTLIGFICSILIIDCGLHEGWSTPTIPKFNLNDPLEVTTNEIAWIVNLMYVGVGIGSLVPFILMDNIGRKGTLLVTTIPKIISWIFIGVSTSVSFIYVGRILAGIGCGITYAVMPMYLGEISSKRTRGPLGTLMAVLLNIGMLLAYAIGLWISRFAMAMISVCAPVIFLLTFIWLPESSVFLTRKNRLEPAERTLKWALGKENVDEELEEIKRIVETEDKCSKMTLGEMFKEIFTKTHNRRAFRIALILLSGLTLTGAAPILVYQSFIYDEAGFEISTNTSIILSGVAIVLAGTACVSLVRFTGKRLLLLIAAPICVISLAIIAVFFELQSSGYDVSQFKWVPTVFVVIYVLGFGFGLNPIPLAYIGEIFGVEVKVPAAVLNALYYAVSTSAIVKFYQVMQELYGTFAPLWTFTAITFLIWVLIYLFVPETEGKTLEEIQLELRDKDYKIATSIMALNRIWNW; this is translated from the exons ATGGACCGCGGTATATTTCGACAAACGTTGATTGGATTCATAT GCAGCATTTTAATCATCGATTGCGGCCTCCATGAAGGATGGAGCACGCCGACTATACCGAAATTCAACCTCAACGACCCTTTAGAGGTGACGACCAACGAAATCGCTTGGATCGTGAATCTTATGTACGTTGGAGTTGGTATCGGCTCGTTGGTACCTTTCATATTGATGGACAATATCGGACGTAAGGGAACTTTGCTAGTTACTACGATACCGAAGATCATCTCGTGGATCTTCATTGGAGTGTCCACGTCCGTATCGTTCATATATGTCGGACGGATCCTCGCGGGCATTGGATGTGGTATAACGTACGCTGTAATGCCGATGTATCTTGGCGAGATCAGCAGCAAGCGGACCAGAGGTCCTTTAG GTACTTTAATGGCTGTTTTACTCAACATCGGGATGCTGCTTGCCTATGCAATCGGCCTGTGGATCAGTCGATTTGCAATGGCGATGATAAGCGTGTGTGCGCCGGTGATATTTCTGCTGACTTTCATATGGTTACCCGAAAGCTCGGTGTTCCTCACGCGGAAGAATAGACTGGAACCTGCGGAGAGGACTCTCAAGTGGGCCTTAGGTAAGGAGAACGTAGACGAGGAACTCGAGGAGATCAAAAGAATTGTGGAGACCGAGGACAAGTGTAGCAAGATGACTCTCGGAGAGATGTTCAAAGAGATTTTCACCAAGACGCACAACAGGAGAGCTTTTCGAATCGCTCTGATACTATTGAGCGGCCTTACATTAACGGGTGCAGCGCCAATACTGGTGTACCAGTCATTCATATACGACGAGGCCGGTTTCGAGATCTCGACCAATACCAGTATCATCCTATCAGGCGTCGCCATCGTTTTGGCTGGCACCGCCTGCGTGTCGTTGGTGCGTTTCACGGGCAAGAGATTGCTACTGCTGATTGCCGCACCGATTTGCGTGATATCGCTGGCGATAATAGCCGTTTTCTTCGAGCTACAGTCCAGCGGCTACGACGTCTCCCAATTCAAGTGGGTGCCCACGGTCTTCGTGGTGATTTACGTGCTCGGCTTCGGATTCGGCCTTAATCCGATACCGCTGGCGTACATCGGCGAGATCTTCGGCGTCGAGGTCAAAGTACCCGCTGCGGTGCTCAATGCTCTCTACTACGCTGTAAGCACCAGCGCCATTGTAAAGTTTTATCAG GTCATGCAAGAGTTATATGGCACGTTCGCACCATTATGGACGTTCACCGCGATAACGTTTCTTATATGGGTATTAATTTACCTATTTGTGCCCGAGACCGAAGGCAAAACCTTGGAAGAGATACAATTGGAATTGCGAGATAAAGA ttacaaAATCGCAACATCGATAATGGCGTTAAATCGCATTTGGAACTGGTGA